In the genome of Fusarium poae strain DAOMC 252244 chromosome 1, whole genome shotgun sequence, the window GACTTTCCGCTTCCAGCCTGCTCGTAGGGACATGCTGCGGTACATTGTGTACAAAGGCTACATCGCCATTGACGGCACTAGCTTGACCGTCACCAAGGTCAATGACCAGGAGGGCTGGTGGGAGGTGATGCTGATCGCCTACACTCAAGAGAGGGTTGTTGTGGCGCAGAAGAAAGAGGGTGACACAGTCAACATCGAGGTCGACATGATGGCCAAGTATGCTGAAAAGTCGCTTGGTGGCGTTGTCGGATCCGAGCCGGGATCTGCTGCCTCATTTCCTTTCATTGAGAAGATTGTTGAGAGGATCGTGGCACAAGGATTTGGCGCAAAGCAATAAAGGATTGGATAAATTTTAATACCTAGTTAATGGCCTGGGTACCATTCCTCATCATTATACCCTGATACTCTTAAATGACTTGTTATCTTTTCAACACCACAGACGCCCAATACCAATGTTCCTATCATACAAGCGTTCAATTTCGTTCGATCCTACGTACCAAAATACTCACAATATCCTTCCGCCCTCGTCAAAATACGTATACAAGCAAAATCTCTTACGCAAACCTTTATGCATCGCCCCAAACTTCGGCGATTTTGGTGCTCAGCGGCTTCGTAAACTTCTTCCGCCCAACGAGGTGGCTTGTTTCACTGAAAACCAACTCGCGCTTGCGCTTCAAACCCTGCTCACCAGTTCCGCAGGCCTCAAAAGCTTTGACAAAGTCGTAAGGTGTTTTCCAACGTTTTTGTATCTCAAGTGCCTTCTCTCCTGTGACGCCCTTGATAGTCATGAGCATTTTCAAGAATACGTCTCGCAATGTGATGGACTCTGACTTTGACGCAAGCGAGGAGAAGGCCGGGTAGGTAACGTACCAATCTGGAGATATGGATTCCCTAAGGTGCTTCAGCAGCGGAAGGTAATTCTGAGAGGTAAGGACCTTGGTAGGTATGACGTGCAGGGATCTACTCTCGTACGTCCGTTTCAGCATGGCAGTCATCCGTGTGAGGTATCTGATTGTCTCGTCCATCTTGTTCGTTCTCTTGACAAAGTAGCCATTAACTACTTGCGTCGAAGCGATAGCCGATCGTACTGCTTCGGCATATCTGTTAATCACCTCTGGGTCCATTCCAATTTCCTCGATGATGTAAATCACTTTCTTCGCACCGGATCGTTGTAAGCGAAACTTTTGCTCATGGAATCTGCCATCCTTGATACTCCCGATCAAGTCATCAAGGCGCTTTCTCTCGACAATCCAGTCCAGCACGACCTCATCACCCTCAGCACCCTGTGATGAGAGCAGGTTCGGGTCGTTACATTTCGCGACCCACTGAGCATCTCCAAGCTCCATGCTACGCATAATGGGTTTCGCGCCTTGTTTTGCGAGTTCCTCTTGCATATAGTCGCGGTCTGTCTTGGCCCTTACTTCACGAACGTCCAAGACTAATTGGACGGTAAAGGTTCCTGGAGGTAATAATATTGGAGTGAAGTTGGGCAACGAGGCACCGCCTGACGTTTTTGGTCCATCAGATACAACATTTTGATACTCTGATGGAGCTTGTGGTGGTTCAGCGATCTCCACAGAAGGCGACTTTTGTCTAGAAACGACTTCGGGCTGGAAGTTCGGAATAACGGGTTGCGCTGAGGTAGGATCCTTAACCCTACCCTTTTCGGTCTGCCAGTGGTCGGTGTCCTTTATACGCTTGGCAACTTCCCATCCTTCGTCGGTCAGGGCATATCTCCTCAACGGCCGCCCTCTTTCGTATACTAGCTCCTTCTGCAGCAAAGTTTTCATCGAGTTCCAGGCAGTGTAGAACTTGGTGGGATCGCTAGGAGCAGAAAAGGATGAATCACAGTAAGGCTGCGCAACTTCAATGAGTTCAGCCTTGGTCATCCCACTAGCGGTGTCTTCATCCAGGGTCGAGAGTCCTACTACTAAGGCAAAAGCTCCAGATCGAAGGGCAGGGACGTAGGCTTTGGGCTTGCGCGCCTTTTTCGCAGGCTTTGCTGAAGAACCTTCTCCATTTTCACCGCCAGGAACCGGTGCCGCTTTATGGGACCTTGGATGCGGAGGCATTGGAAGGCCATTCTGTTCGCAATGTTTCTTCAATTGCTGTTCAAGACGGTCGCAGAGTTTGGGGCCAAAACCTTTGAGTTGTTGCAACTGTGCGGGGTGTTCAAAAGTAATGGGACACGCCTTCAGCGAGTTGTACGCTGTCCGGTACGTGGTAACGCCTTTGGAATTGCGTTCACGAGCTAAATCCAACCACTCTTTCACCCACTCGAGAAATTGGGGATTGGCTGAGTCGGCGTCGGCCATGTCGCCACTTTGAATTGCCTTATGACGAAGGTACGGCTTGGACTTTATGAACAAATAGTGACTGGAGATTGACATCAGAAATAAGTTGAGTGACCAACTCAAGGCAATCCTGGAGGTTTGGTGCTGCCGCCAGTCGGGAAGTAAGACGCGACGACAGTTTCGCGTTGACAGCGACAGGGGGAAGAATGACACGAAGTCACGTGTGATTAACGACCCAGTGGTTCGGGCGGTGAGACCTGTATTGCTGAGCTGCTAATATTGGCTGACGTGAGACCCTGAACTTAGACTTAGTACTAACTGCTCAGGTTACAAACTGATTCTCTGCGGGTAGGGCGCCCGCCGTAGCAACCAGGTAATCCGGGTACCCAACTAAAGCAACTAAAACTCCCACCTGCGCTACAACACACTTAGCTTCATGAAGCGGGGCACTCCCATCAAAGAGACGGGAGCTCTGCTGTAACTTTTTATAGCACCCAACGTTAAAGAATCCACTCGATTGAGGCGGTATGTAtcataaatagtatttttgaCCGCTAAAGGATTACTACATAGCCCCTTTAAGCCATCAGTTTACCCGGGCAGTGAAGCCAACCGTTTAGAAGCACAGTTCAGCTCCGAGCATGAATGTGCAAGTCCAGGTGGCTGGGATGTACCGGCCATCCATATTGTAGTGTATTTTTCCACCTTTATGAACAGTTGGCCGTCCCTGTAGGCAAGCACTGTTGGTAGGTAGCTCCTGTGCGTGCCCCTCCATCCATGGTATCAGCCCGTACACGGGCAGCTTAGTAGGTATAGAAAGTCTCCCCGCCTCGTCACTGCGGAGGCTTCAATCGTTTCAAAAAAGGAATCTATTTCAAGCTCCATCTTTCTTTCACATTCTCCTCCCGCCTGCGTCCCcgtcttgttttgttttcttctttcatcCCATCTTCATTAGTTCATCTCCAAGAATACGTAGAATGTCTGACGAAAACTTCCTCGCCGCTTCGGCCAAGCACCCTATCGTGCCTAACCATGTCTATAACTATGGTACTGCGGGGTTCCGCATGAAGGCCGACCTTCTCGATGGCGTCTCATTCCGTGTCGGTCTCCTGTCCGGTCTGCGAAGCCGTAAGCTCAATGGCCAGGCCATTGGTGTCATGATTACTGCCAGTCACAACCCAGCTGTCGACAATGGTGTCAAGATTGTTGACCCCATGGGTGAGATGCTTGAGCAGGAGTGGGAGGCATATGCCACCAAGCTTGTCAACTCTCCTTCTGATCAGGAGCTTCTCGATAACTACAAGGCTCTGGCTACCCAGCTCAAGATCGATCTCTCTTCTCCTGGTCGAGTTGTTTACGGCCGTGATACTCGTCCCTCCGGTCATTCCCTCGTTGCTGCTCTCGCCGATGCTTTCGAGGCCACAAACACCGACTACACCGACTACAAGATCCTCACCACCCCCCAGCTTCACTACCTGACCCGTTGCGTCAACACTGAAGGCACCCCCAAGGCATACGGCAAGGTCAGCGAGCAGGGCTACTATGAAAAGATGTCTGAGGCTTTTACCCGTGCTCTACGGGGTCGAAAGCCCCAGGGCCAACTCATCGTTGACTGCGCCAACGGCGTTGGTGGTCCC includes:
- the MUS81 gene encoding Crossover junction endonuclease mus81 (BUSCO:14058at5125), which produces MADADSANPQFLEWVKEWLDLARERNSKGVTTYRTAYNSLKACPITFEHPAQLQQLKGFGPKLCDRLEQQLKKHCEQNGLPMPPHPRSHKAAPVPGGENGEGSSAKPAKKARKPKAYVPALRSGAFALVVGLSTLDEDTASGMTKAELIEVAQPYCDSSFSAPSDPTKFYTAWNSMKTLLQKELVYERGRPLRRYALTDEGWEVAKRIKDTDHWQTEKGRVKDPTSAQPVIPNFQPEVVSRQKSPSVEIAEPPQAPSEYQNVVSDGPKTSGGASLPNFTPILLPPGTFTVQLVLDVREVRAKTDRDYMQEELAKQGAKPIMRSMELGDAQWVAKCNDPNLLSSQGAEGDEVVLDWIVERKRLDDLIGSIKDGRFHEQKFRLQRSGAKKVIYIIEEIGMDPEVINRYAEAVRSAIASTQVVNGYFVKRTNKMDETIRYLTRMTAMLKRTYESRSLHVIPTKVLTSQNYLPLLKHLRESISPDWYVTYPAFSSLASKSESITLRDVFLKMLMTIKGVTGEKALEIQKRWKTPYDFVKAFEACGTGEQGLKRKRELVFSETSHLVGRKKFTKPLSTKIAEVWGDA